From the genome of Azospirillum brasilense, one region includes:
- a CDS encoding phosphatase PAP2 family protein: MGHLNLWHVNKAISLLGSTSFVLPVAGILIVMLWRRHSAVSAARWLAVLAMLMGSVALLKILGHACGIRLFDDRLTSPSGHAALAAAVYGAVGVMAARSLDGWRRGVVVLGALGLVGGVAASRILLRYHSVTEVVVGLVLGGLAVAAFAQSFNRMTPSRLNLSPLVLALVVLFGVATYALGDRTNAEPMLKHFAYLLREESPVCGPMPPLNSFLERL; the protein is encoded by the coding sequence GTGGGACATCTGAACCTCTGGCACGTCAACAAGGCGATCTCGCTTCTCGGCAGCACATCCTTCGTGCTGCCGGTGGCAGGCATCCTGATCGTGATGCTGTGGCGCCGCCATTCGGCGGTCTCGGCGGCGCGCTGGCTGGCCGTGCTGGCCATGCTGATGGGCTCGGTGGCGCTTCTGAAGATCCTGGGGCACGCCTGCGGCATCCGCCTGTTCGACGACCGGCTGACCAGCCCCAGCGGCCACGCCGCCCTCGCCGCCGCCGTCTATGGGGCGGTCGGGGTGATGGCGGCGCGTTCGCTGGACGGCTGGCGGCGTGGCGTGGTGGTCCTCGGCGCCCTCGGGCTGGTGGGGGGCGTCGCGGCGTCGCGAATCCTGCTGCGCTACCATTCGGTGACGGAGGTGGTGGTCGGGCTCGTCCTCGGCGGGCTGGCTGTGGCGGCCTTCGCGCAGAGCTTCAACCGGATGACCCCGTCGCGGCTGAACCTCAGCCCGCTGGTCCTCGCCCTGGTCGTTCTGTTCGGCGTCGCCACCTACGCGCTCGGCGACCGCACCAACGCGGAGCCGATGCTGAAGCATTTCGCCTATCTGCTCCGTGAGGAATCTCCGGTTTGCGGCCCGATGCCGCCGCTGAACAGTTTCCTGGAACGCCTGTAG